A single genomic interval of Mesoplodon densirostris isolate mMesDen1 chromosome 20, mMesDen1 primary haplotype, whole genome shotgun sequence harbors:
- the BRF2 gene encoding transcription factor IIIB 50 kDa subunit, with amino-acid sequence MPGGGRCPDCGSTELVEDSHYSQNQLVCSDCGCVVTEGVLTTTFTDEGNLREVTYSRSTGENEQVSRSQQRGLCRVRDLCRVLQLPPTFEDTAVAYYQQAYQHSGIRAARLQKKEVLVGCCVLITCRQRNWPLTMGTICTLLYADLDVFSGTYMQIVKLLGLDVPSLCLVDLVKTYCSSFKLFEASPSVPAKYVEDKEKMLSRTLQLVELADETWLVTGRHPLPVITAATFLAWQSLRPSDRLTCSLARFCKLASVDLPYPASSRLQELLAVLLRLAEQLAWLQVLKLDKRSVVAHIGDLLQHRHMLVRKAFRDGTAEPDALDAQEKELQGLGQGQGWGKEDRGDGSADLPAGKRPASPALLLPPCMLKPPKRICPTPPVSTVTGDENISDSEIEQYLRTPQEVRDFQRAQAAGQAATRVPIPP; translated from the exons ATGCCGGGCGGAGGCCGGTGTCCCGATTGCGGCTCCACTGAGCTCGTGGAAGACTCGCACTATTCGCAGAACCAGCTTGTGTGCTCCGACTGCGGCTGTGTGGTCACCGAGGGAGTCCTTACTACCACCTTCACTGACGAGGGCAACCTCCGAG AAGTAACATATTCCCGAAGCACAGGAGAAAACGAACAAGTTAGTCGCAGCCAGCAACGAG GTCTCTGCCGAGTGAGAGACCTCTGTCGAGTTCTGCAGCTGCCACCAACATTTGAGGACACGGCAGTTGCCTACTACCAACAGGCATACCAGCACTCTGGCATCCGTGCTGCCAGGCTGCAGAAGAAGGAGGTGTTGGTCGGGTGCTGTGTCTTAATCACCTGCCGGCAGCGTAACTGGCCCCTGACCATGGGAACCATCTGCACCCTGCTGTATGCAGATTTGGATGTGTTTTCTGGCACCTACATGCAGATCGTGAAGCTCTTGGGGCTGGATGTGCCATCTCTGTGCTTGGTGGACCTGGTGAAGACTTACTGTAGCAG CTTCAAACTGTTTGAAGCCTCCCCGTCTGTGCCAGCCAAGTACGTGGAAGACAAGGAGAAGATGCTATCGCGAACGCTGCAGTTGGTGGAGCTGGCAGATGAGACGTGGCTGGTGACCGGGCGGCATCCCTTGCCTGTCATCACCGCTGCCACTTTCCTGGCTTGGCAGTCGCTGCGGCCTTCAGATCGGCTGACGTGTTCCCTTGCCCGATTTTGTAAATTGGCGAGCGTGGACCTGCCCTACCCCGCTTCCTCCCGCCTGCAGGAGCTGCTGGCTGTGCTGCTGCGGCTGGCCGAGCAGCTGGCCTGGTTGCAGGTCCTGAAGCTTGACAAGCGGTCTGTGGTTGCGCACATCGGCGACCTTCTCCAGCACCGCCACATGTTGGTCCGCAAGGCCTTTCGAGACGGAACAGCAGAGCCAGACGCCCTGGACGCCCAGGAGAAGGAGCTGCAGGGACTGGGCCAGGGGCAAGGATGGGGAAAAGAGGACCGGGGCGACGGCTCCGCAGATTTGCCCGCAGGGAAGCGACCAGCaagccctgccctcctcctcccaccctgcaTGTTGAAGCCCCCAAAGCGGATCTGTCCCACACCCCCTGTCTCCACGGTCACTGGAGATGAGAACATTTCTGATAGTGAGATCGAGCAGTATTTGCGCACCCCTCAGGAAGTGAGGGACTTCCAGAGAGCCCAGGCCGCTGGACAGGCTGCCACAAGGGTTCCTATCCCTCCCTGA
- the ADGRA2 gene encoding adhesion G protein-coupled receptor A2 isoform X1, producing MGAAGRRMRWAPARLLLPLLQWLLLSAPEIRGAPGCPVPIRSCKCSGERPKGLSGGAPSPARRRVVCGGGDLPEPPEPGLLPNSTVTLLLSNNKITGLRNGSFLGLPLLEKLDLRNNVISTVQAGAFLGLGELKRLDLSNNRIGCLTSETFQGLPRLLRLNISGNIFSSLPPGVFDELPALKVVDLGTEFLTCDCRLRWLLSWARNRSLQLSERTLCAYPSALHAQALGGLQEAQLRCEGALELHTHHLIPSLRQVVFQGDRLPFQCSASYLGNDTHVRWYHNRAPVEGDEQAGILLGDSLIHDCTFITSELTLSHIGVWASGEWECSVSTVQGNASKKVEIVVLETSASYCPAERVANNRGDFRWPRTLAGITAYQSCLQYPFTSVPLSGGAPGTRASRRCDRAGRWEPGDYSHCLYTNDITRVLYTFVLMPINASNALTLAHQLRVYTAEAASFSDMMDVVYVAQMIQKFLGYVDQIKELVEVMVDMASNLMLVDEHLLWLAQREDKACSGIVGALERIGGAALSAHAQHISVNSRNVALEAYLIKPHSYVGLTCTAFQRREAGAPGTRPLGPGQNPSPEPEPLADQQLRFRCTTGRPNVSLSSFHIKNSVALASIQLPPSLFSSLPAALAPPGPPDCTLQLLVFRNGRLFRSHGNTSRPGAAGLGKRRGVATPVISAGTSGCSVGNLTEPVAVSLRHWAEGAEPVAAWWSQEGPGGPGGWSSEGCQLRSSQPHVSSLQCQHLGNVAVLMELSAFPREVEGSGAGLHPVVYPCTALLLLCLFSTIITYILHHSSIHVSRKGWHMLLNLCFHMAMTSAVFAGGITLTNYQVVCQAVGITLHYSSLSTLLWMGVKARVLHKELTWRAPPPQEGDAALPAPRPMLRFYLIAGGIPLIICGITAAVNIHNYRDHSPYCWLVWRPSLGAFYIPVALILLITWIYFLCAGLRLRGPLAQSPKGGTSRVSLEPGEELRGSTRLRSSGPLLSDSGSLLATGSAGVVTPGPPEEGDGLYSPGVQLGALVTTHFLYLAMWACGALSVSQRWLPRVVCSCLYGVAASALGLFVFTHHCARRRDVRASWRACRPPASASRASPRAAPAAPEDGSPAFGEGPASLKSSPSSSSGPAPPPGPCKLTNLQLAQSQACEAGTAARGEAEPETPGPRGSLGPRHPNNSHHGRRGHKSRAKGHRAGEAGGRNRLRAPRGGAAGAAELPSGESGSPHNSPSDSYPGSSRNSPGAGPRLEGESTLTPSEGSDTSAAPLPEAGRPGQRRGAGRDHLKGGGGGALEKESQRRSYPLNAASLNGAPKGGKYDDVTLSGAEAAGGGCMKTGLWKSETTV from the exons GGACCTGAGGAACAACGTCATCAGCACAGTGCAGGCGGGCGCCTTCCTGGGCCTGGGGGAGCTGAAGCGCCT AGATCTCTCCAACAACCGGATTGGCTGTCTCACCTCTGAGACCTTCCAAGGCCTCCCCAGGCTTCTCCGGCT AAACATATCTGGAAACATCTTCTCCAGTCTGCCCCCGGGGGTCTTTGATGAGCTGCCAGCCCTTAAGGTTGT GGACTTGGGCACCGAGTTCCTGACGTGTGACTGCCGCCTGCGCTGGCTGCTGTCCTGGGCCCGGAATCGCTCCTTGCAGCTGTCGGAGCGCACGCTCTGTGCCTACCCCAGCGCCCTGCACGCCCAGGCCCTGGGCGGCCTCCAGGAGGCCCAGCTGCGCTGTG AGGGGGCCCTGGAGCTGCACACACATCACCTCATCCCATCCCTCCGCCAAGTGGTCTTCCAGGGCGACCGGCTGCCCTTCCAGTGCTCGGCCAGCTACCTGGGCAATGACACCCACGTCCGCTGGTACCACAACCGGGCCCCTGTGGAGGGCGACGAGCAGGCGGGCATCCTCCTGGGCGACAGCCTCATCCACGACTGCACCTTCATCACCAG TGAGCTGACCCTGTCTCACATCGGCGTGTGGGCCTCAGGCGAATGGGAGTGCTCCGTGTCCACGGTCCAGGGAAACGCCAGCAAGAAGGTGGAGATCGTGGTGCTGGAGACCTCGGCCTCCTACTGCCCCGCTGAGCGAGTCGCCAACAACCGCGGGGACTTCAG GTGGCCTCGAACTCTGGCTGGCATCACAGCCTACCAGTCCTGCCTGCAGTACCCCTTCACCTCGGTGCCCCTGAGCGGGGGTGCCCCTGGCACCCGAGCCTCCCGCCGGTGTGACCGAGCCGGCCGCTGGGAGCCGGGGGACTACTCCCACTGCCTGTACACCAACGACATCACCCGCGTGCTCTATACCTTTGTGCTG atGCCCATCAATGCCTCCAACGCGCTGACCCTGGCCCACCAGCTTCGAGTATACACGGCCGAGGCCGCCAGCTTCTCCGACATGATGGACGTTGTCTACGTGGCTCAGATGATCCAGAAGTTTCTGGGTTACGTCGACCAGATCAAAGAG ctggtggaggtgatggtggatATGGCCAGCAACCTGATGCTGGTGGACGAGCACCTGCTGTGGCTGGCCCAGCGCGAGGACAAGGCCTGCAGCGGCATCGTGGGCGCCCTGGAGCGCATTGGGGGGGCCGCCCTGAGCGCCCACGCCCAGCACATCTCTGTG AACTCGAGGAACGTGGCCTTGGAGGCCTACCTCATCAAGCCGCACAGCTACGTGGGCCTGACCTGCACGGCCTTCCAGAGGAGGGAGGCCGGTGCGCCGGGCACCCGGCCCTTGGGTCCCGGCCAGAACCCCTCCCCGGAGCCGGAGCCCCTGGCCGACCAGCAGCTCCGCTTCCGCTGTACCACGGGGAGGCCCAACGTTTCTCTGTCGTCCTTCCACATCAAG AACAGCGTGGCCCTGGCCTCCATCCAGCTGCCGCCCAGTCTGTTCTCGTCCCTCCCGGCTGCCCTGGCCCCCCCGGGCCCCCCAGACTGCACCCTGCAGCTGCTCGTCTTCCGAAACGGCCGTCTCTTCCGCAGCCACGGCAACACCTCCCGCCCTGGAGCCGCTGGGCTTGGCAAGAGGCGCGGCGTGGCCACCCCCGTCATCTCTGCGGGAACCA GTGGCTGCAGCGTGGGAAACCTGACTGAGCCGGTGGCCGTTTCGCTGCGGCATTGGGCTGAGGGGGCCGAGCCCGTGGCCGCTTGGTGGAGCCAGGAGGGCCCGGGGGGGCCCGGGGGCTGGAGCTCTGAAGGCTGCCAGCTCCGCTCCAGCCAGCCCCACGTCAGCTCCCTGCAGTGCCAGCACCTGGGCAACGTGGCCGTGCTCATG GAGCTGAGCGCCTTCCCCAGGGAGGTGGAGGGCTCAGGGGCAGGCCTGCACCCCGTCGTGTACCCCTGCACAGCCCTGCTGCTGCTATGCCTCTTCTCCACCATCATCACCTACATCCTCCACCACAG CTCCATCCATGTGTCCCGGAAGGGCTGGCACATGCTGCTGAACCTGTGCTTCCACATGGCCATGACCTCTGCCGTCTTTGCGGGAGGCATCACGCTCACCAACTACCAGGTGGTCTGCCAGGCG GTGGGCATCACCCTGCACTACTCTTCACTGTCCACACTGCTCTGGATGGGGGTGAAGGCCCGTGTCCTCCACAAGGAGCTTACCTGGAGGGCCCCACCTCCACAAGAAGGGGAtgctgccctgcctgccccccgACCCATGCTCCG GTTCTATCTGATCGCGGGAGGGATCCCACTCATTATCTGTGGCATCACAGCCGCTGTCAACATCCACAACTACCGGGACCACAGCCCCTA CTGCTGGCTAGTGTGGCGCCCAAGCCTAGGAGCCTTCTACATCCCGGTGGCTTTGATTCTGCTCATCACCTGGATCTATTTCCTGTGCGCGGGGCTGCGCTTACGGGGTCCTCTGGCACAGAGCCCAAAGGGGGGCACCAGCAGGGTCTCCCTGGAGCCAGGGGAGGAGCTGAGGGGTTCCACCAGGCTCAGGAGCAGCGGCCCCCTCCTGAGTGACTCGGGTTCCCTTCTGGCCACTGGGAGCGCAGGGGTGGTGACGCCCGGGCCCCCGGAGGAGGGTGACGGTCTCTATTCTCCAGGAGTCCAACTGGGGGCGCTGGTGACCACGCATTTCCTCTACCTGGCCATGTGGGCCTGCGGGGCTCTGAGCGTGTCCCAGCGCTGGCTGCCCCGGGTGGTGTGCAGCTGTCTGTACGGGGTGGCAGCCTCCGCCCTGGGCCTCTTCGTCTTCACCCATCACTGTGCCAGGCGCAGGGACGTCAGGGCCTCCTGGCGCGCGTGCCGTCCCCCCGCCTCGGCCTCCCGAGCCTCCCCGCGGGCCGCGCCCGCCGCCCCCGAGGACGGGTCACCGGCGTTCGGAGAGGGGCCCGCTTCCCTCAAGTCGTCCCCGAGCAGCAGcagcggccccgccccgcccccgggccCCTGCAAGCTCACCAACCTGCAGCTGGCGCAGAGCCAGGCGTGCGAGGCGGGGACGGCGGCCCGCGGGGAGGCGGAGCCCGAGACGCCGGGCCCCCGGGGAAGCCTCGGCCCGCGCCACCCGAACAACTCGCACCACGGCCGCCGGGGCCACAAGAGCCGGGCCAAGGGGCATCGCGCGGGCGAGGCAGGCGGCAGGAACCGGCTCAGGGCGCCGCGCGGGGGCGCGGCTGGGGCGGCCGAGTTGCCGTCGGGCGAGAGCGGCAGCCCGCACAACAGCCCGTCCGACAGCTACCCGGGCAGCAGCCGCAACAGCCCGGGCGCCGGCCCCCGGCTCGAGGGCGAGAGCACGCTCACGCCGTCGGAGGGCAGCGACACGAGCGCCGCTCCGCTCCCCGAGGCCGGCCGGCCGGGCCAGCGCCGCGGCGCCGGCCGCGACCACCTCAAGGGCGGCGGGGGTGGCGCGCTGGAGAAGGAGAGCCAGCGCCGCTCGTACCCGCTCAATGCGGCCAGCCTGAACGGCGCCCCCAAGGGCGGCAAGTACGACGACGTCACCCTGAGCGGCGCCGAGGCGGCCGGCGGCGGCTGCATGAAGACGGGGCTCTGGAAGAGCGAGACCACCGTCTAG
- the ADGRA2 gene encoding adhesion G protein-coupled receptor A2 isoform X2 produces MGAAGRRMRWAPARLLLPLLQWLLLSAPEIRGAPGCPVPIRSCKCSGERPKGLSGGAPSPARRRVVCGGGDLPEPPEPGLLPNSTVTLLLSNNKITGLRNGSFLGLPLLEKLDLRNNVISTVQAGAFLGLGELKRLDLSNNRIGCLTSETFQGLPRLLRLNISGNIFSSLPPGVFDELPALKVVDLGTEFLTCDCRLRWLLSWARNRSLQLSERTLCAYPSALHAQALGGLQEAQLRCEGALELHTHHLIPSLRQVVFQGDRLPFQCSASYLGNDTHVRWYHNRAPVEGDEQAGILLGDSLIHDCTFITSELTLSHIGVWASGEWECSVSTVQGNASKKVEIVVLETSASYCPAERVANNRGDFRWPRTLAGITAYQSCLQYPFTSVPLSGGAPGTRASRRCDRAGRWEPGDYSHCLYTNDITRVLYTFVLMPINASNALTLAHQLRVYTAEAASFSDMMDVVYVAQMIQKFLGYVDQIKELVEVMVDMASNLMLVDEHLLWLAQREDKACSGIVGALERIGGAALSAHAQHISVNSRNVALEAYLIKPHSYVGLTCTAFQRREAGAPGTRPLGPGQNPSPEPEPLADQQLRFRCTTGRPNVSLSSFHIKNSVALASIQLPPSLFSSLPGGPGGWSSEGCQLRSSQPHVSSLQCQHLGNVAVLMELSAFPREVEGSGAGLHPVVYPCTALLLLCLFSTIITYILHHSSIHVSRKGWHMLLNLCFHMAMTSAVFAGGITLTNYQVVCQAVGITLHYSSLSTLLWMGVKARVLHKELTWRAPPPQEGDAALPAPRPMLRFYLIAGGIPLIICGITAAVNIHNYRDHSPYCWLVWRPSLGAFYIPVALILLITWIYFLCAGLRLRGPLAQSPKGGTSRVSLEPGEELRGSTRLRSSGPLLSDSGSLLATGSAGVVTPGPPEEGDGLYSPGVQLGALVTTHFLYLAMWACGALSVSQRWLPRVVCSCLYGVAASALGLFVFTHHCARRRDVRASWRACRPPASASRASPRAAPAAPEDGSPAFGEGPASLKSSPSSSSGPAPPPGPCKLTNLQLAQSQACEAGTAARGEAEPETPGPRGSLGPRHPNNSHHGRRGHKSRAKGHRAGEAGGRNRLRAPRGGAAGAAELPSGESGSPHNSPSDSYPGSSRNSPGAGPRLEGESTLTPSEGSDTSAAPLPEAGRPGQRRGAGRDHLKGGGGGALEKESQRRSYPLNAASLNGAPKGGKYDDVTLSGAEAAGGGCMKTGLWKSETTV; encoded by the exons GGACCTGAGGAACAACGTCATCAGCACAGTGCAGGCGGGCGCCTTCCTGGGCCTGGGGGAGCTGAAGCGCCT AGATCTCTCCAACAACCGGATTGGCTGTCTCACCTCTGAGACCTTCCAAGGCCTCCCCAGGCTTCTCCGGCT AAACATATCTGGAAACATCTTCTCCAGTCTGCCCCCGGGGGTCTTTGATGAGCTGCCAGCCCTTAAGGTTGT GGACTTGGGCACCGAGTTCCTGACGTGTGACTGCCGCCTGCGCTGGCTGCTGTCCTGGGCCCGGAATCGCTCCTTGCAGCTGTCGGAGCGCACGCTCTGTGCCTACCCCAGCGCCCTGCACGCCCAGGCCCTGGGCGGCCTCCAGGAGGCCCAGCTGCGCTGTG AGGGGGCCCTGGAGCTGCACACACATCACCTCATCCCATCCCTCCGCCAAGTGGTCTTCCAGGGCGACCGGCTGCCCTTCCAGTGCTCGGCCAGCTACCTGGGCAATGACACCCACGTCCGCTGGTACCACAACCGGGCCCCTGTGGAGGGCGACGAGCAGGCGGGCATCCTCCTGGGCGACAGCCTCATCCACGACTGCACCTTCATCACCAG TGAGCTGACCCTGTCTCACATCGGCGTGTGGGCCTCAGGCGAATGGGAGTGCTCCGTGTCCACGGTCCAGGGAAACGCCAGCAAGAAGGTGGAGATCGTGGTGCTGGAGACCTCGGCCTCCTACTGCCCCGCTGAGCGAGTCGCCAACAACCGCGGGGACTTCAG GTGGCCTCGAACTCTGGCTGGCATCACAGCCTACCAGTCCTGCCTGCAGTACCCCTTCACCTCGGTGCCCCTGAGCGGGGGTGCCCCTGGCACCCGAGCCTCCCGCCGGTGTGACCGAGCCGGCCGCTGGGAGCCGGGGGACTACTCCCACTGCCTGTACACCAACGACATCACCCGCGTGCTCTATACCTTTGTGCTG atGCCCATCAATGCCTCCAACGCGCTGACCCTGGCCCACCAGCTTCGAGTATACACGGCCGAGGCCGCCAGCTTCTCCGACATGATGGACGTTGTCTACGTGGCTCAGATGATCCAGAAGTTTCTGGGTTACGTCGACCAGATCAAAGAG ctggtggaggtgatggtggatATGGCCAGCAACCTGATGCTGGTGGACGAGCACCTGCTGTGGCTGGCCCAGCGCGAGGACAAGGCCTGCAGCGGCATCGTGGGCGCCCTGGAGCGCATTGGGGGGGCCGCCCTGAGCGCCCACGCCCAGCACATCTCTGTG AACTCGAGGAACGTGGCCTTGGAGGCCTACCTCATCAAGCCGCACAGCTACGTGGGCCTGACCTGCACGGCCTTCCAGAGGAGGGAGGCCGGTGCGCCGGGCACCCGGCCCTTGGGTCCCGGCCAGAACCCCTCCCCGGAGCCGGAGCCCCTGGCCGACCAGCAGCTCCGCTTCCGCTGTACCACGGGGAGGCCCAACGTTTCTCTGTCGTCCTTCCACATCAAG AACAGCGTGGCCCTGGCCTCCATCCAGCTGCCGCCCAGTCTGTTCTCGTCCCT CCCGGGGGGGCCCGGGGGCTGGAGCTCTGAAGGCTGCCAGCTCCGCTCCAGCCAGCCCCACGTCAGCTCCCTGCAGTGCCAGCACCTGGGCAACGTGGCCGTGCTCATG GAGCTGAGCGCCTTCCCCAGGGAGGTGGAGGGCTCAGGGGCAGGCCTGCACCCCGTCGTGTACCCCTGCACAGCCCTGCTGCTGCTATGCCTCTTCTCCACCATCATCACCTACATCCTCCACCACAG CTCCATCCATGTGTCCCGGAAGGGCTGGCACATGCTGCTGAACCTGTGCTTCCACATGGCCATGACCTCTGCCGTCTTTGCGGGAGGCATCACGCTCACCAACTACCAGGTGGTCTGCCAGGCG GTGGGCATCACCCTGCACTACTCTTCACTGTCCACACTGCTCTGGATGGGGGTGAAGGCCCGTGTCCTCCACAAGGAGCTTACCTGGAGGGCCCCACCTCCACAAGAAGGGGAtgctgccctgcctgccccccgACCCATGCTCCG GTTCTATCTGATCGCGGGAGGGATCCCACTCATTATCTGTGGCATCACAGCCGCTGTCAACATCCACAACTACCGGGACCACAGCCCCTA CTGCTGGCTAGTGTGGCGCCCAAGCCTAGGAGCCTTCTACATCCCGGTGGCTTTGATTCTGCTCATCACCTGGATCTATTTCCTGTGCGCGGGGCTGCGCTTACGGGGTCCTCTGGCACAGAGCCCAAAGGGGGGCACCAGCAGGGTCTCCCTGGAGCCAGGGGAGGAGCTGAGGGGTTCCACCAGGCTCAGGAGCAGCGGCCCCCTCCTGAGTGACTCGGGTTCCCTTCTGGCCACTGGGAGCGCAGGGGTGGTGACGCCCGGGCCCCCGGAGGAGGGTGACGGTCTCTATTCTCCAGGAGTCCAACTGGGGGCGCTGGTGACCACGCATTTCCTCTACCTGGCCATGTGGGCCTGCGGGGCTCTGAGCGTGTCCCAGCGCTGGCTGCCCCGGGTGGTGTGCAGCTGTCTGTACGGGGTGGCAGCCTCCGCCCTGGGCCTCTTCGTCTTCACCCATCACTGTGCCAGGCGCAGGGACGTCAGGGCCTCCTGGCGCGCGTGCCGTCCCCCCGCCTCGGCCTCCCGAGCCTCCCCGCGGGCCGCGCCCGCCGCCCCCGAGGACGGGTCACCGGCGTTCGGAGAGGGGCCCGCTTCCCTCAAGTCGTCCCCGAGCAGCAGcagcggccccgccccgcccccgggccCCTGCAAGCTCACCAACCTGCAGCTGGCGCAGAGCCAGGCGTGCGAGGCGGGGACGGCGGCCCGCGGGGAGGCGGAGCCCGAGACGCCGGGCCCCCGGGGAAGCCTCGGCCCGCGCCACCCGAACAACTCGCACCACGGCCGCCGGGGCCACAAGAGCCGGGCCAAGGGGCATCGCGCGGGCGAGGCAGGCGGCAGGAACCGGCTCAGGGCGCCGCGCGGGGGCGCGGCTGGGGCGGCCGAGTTGCCGTCGGGCGAGAGCGGCAGCCCGCACAACAGCCCGTCCGACAGCTACCCGGGCAGCAGCCGCAACAGCCCGGGCGCCGGCCCCCGGCTCGAGGGCGAGAGCACGCTCACGCCGTCGGAGGGCAGCGACACGAGCGCCGCTCCGCTCCCCGAGGCCGGCCGGCCGGGCCAGCGCCGCGGCGCCGGCCGCGACCACCTCAAGGGCGGCGGGGGTGGCGCGCTGGAGAAGGAGAGCCAGCGCCGCTCGTACCCGCTCAATGCGGCCAGCCTGAACGGCGCCCCCAAGGGCGGCAAGTACGACGACGTCACCCTGAGCGGCGCCGAGGCGGCCGGCGGCGGCTGCATGAAGACGGGGCTCTGGAAGAGCGAGACCACCGTCTAG